CATGTAATTAGCATCCCAAGaaaacaggagagagaaaaatggggtCAATAAATAcctgaaagaaataaagtaagaGAATTTGTCAAAGTTGACAAACAACATCAAACTACTGATTTAATAAGTACTATGAAACCTAATTaagataaattcaaataaaaccaCACTTTGGTACATAACAATACTGCTAAATAAGAATACCAAGAGAATATATTGTAACAACCCagagtaaagaaacaaaaacaaacattatcTTCAAAGGAGTAACAATCAGATGGATAATcgatttttcaagagaaataaaagcagtgagatgacatctttaaagtgatgaaaaatataatcagctgtcaacctagaattttatacccaacaaaaaatattttaaaaatgaagcacaatattagacaaacaaaaaaaatgagaaaatttattgTCAATATAGCTACactaaaataaatgctaaaaggTATTCTTTAGGTAGAATAAAATAATCCTATATGGAAGCCTAGTTATGCAGAGAGCAATAAAGAGTAACTAACATAAGGATAAACATTTGGGTAAATCTAAATGGATATTGACTTACCAAAGCTTCAGTATAATGTTGGTGTATGGTggatcttaaatatatatatataattaaaattcatgCCAGCAAGAGCACAGAGGTAGCAGGGTGTGAATGTAGCTAAATGTTTATGAGGTCTTTGCATTGTCCAAGGAGTAgagatattaatttatattagacTATAATAAGTCATAGATGAACATTGTCATCTCTAGAgtaatgactaaaataaaaaaggattaagtaaaaagaaagcataggtgaaaatgtaacaaattatatatttaaataatccaaaataaggcaagaaaggaataaagaacagataaagcatgtagaaaacaaatagtaagatGATAGATTAAACCCAAATATCTCagtaattatatttaatgtaaatggaCTGAATAATTCAATCAAAAGGTAAAGATTTTTCAGACTGAATAAAGTTCAAAACCCAATCATAAGCTTCTTCCAAGAAGAAGACCTCAAACATAATACAGAGAGATTTGAAAAACTATTTACCGTGCAAACATTAATCAGAAGAAAGCTGGCATAGCTAGATAAAGTTGACTTTAAGACAAAACACTTGTAAAGAGAGAGGGATATTTCATCTTGATAAAAAGAGTTAACCCATCTAAATTTGCATCTACCTAATTACATAGCctcaaatatacataacaaaagctaatagaaataaaaggacacATAAGTAAGTCCACAGTTACAGTAGGAGATTTCTTAGCAAACTTACTGTAGTTACTGATAgaataagcagagaaaaaaaatcagtgaacacAGCATTTgaacaatataataaataaatctgacTATGTTAACCTTTAAAAACTCTGAACCCaacaataaaagaatatacattcttttcaaatgcacatgaaacatttaccaaaattgGTCATATGCTGAGCCATAAGTAAGTCTTAAGAAATTCAAAGGAATTACATTGTAAGTAATGAATTCTCTGATCACAGTGCAATGAGCTATTGAGGAATATCTAGAAGAgtccccaaatatttgaaaattagacATTATACTTGAGAGAAAGGTCAGTGGCCACTGTGAGAGGTGGTCCTGAAGGCTGATGTTAGCCTTAACTTCTACCTTGTGGAGGAAGATGGTCTTAGAAAATAAAGCCAGCACAGAGAGCACTAGAGACAACAGGTAAGTagacagacacacagatataAATTGATCTAACTCTGTGGTCCCCACAGTGGGGCTACTTGAACCAGTACCTTTCTGATTCTGTCTAGGACAGCTCCATGCACTTGTTACTTGATACCACAAGAGTCTTGATGAATACACACAGGAAAgtcttcctgccctgccctctgccctcctctcttGATTGCTCCTCCTACATTCCAATCAGACCAAACTACTCAGCATTGCACGTGCTTTACTGCCTTGCCTTGATGACTCTTGTTTGTTCCCAGGTGTCAGCTGAGAGTTCCTCTTAGGAGATCTTTTCTGTTGCTAGACTAGGGCTGGGCAATGGACCTTCTTCTGCATTCCTACCGCAGCCTGTGCCTCCTTTATCACACTGGTCTTGTTAGTGTCTGGATTCACAGAGATTTGATCTCCAATTTTGTGGCTGCCTAGTTATTTGACATTGGGCAGTCACTTCTTTGAggttgattttctcatctgtaagacaAGGATACGAATAAACAGTCCCTATCTCACAAGGTActcatgagaattaaatggcACTATACATGACATGTGCTTAGACTAGTGTTCagcacatggtaggtactcaataaatgtcaggtATTATCAACACTTCAGAGgtttgttgtgatgattaaaacACAGTGCTTACAAAGTTTAtcacagtgcatggcacataggAAGGCCTGTGGAATTATCTGCTAGTGAGTCTATTACTTTTAGTGGACAGTGAGTTCTTCAAGACCTGGAACCATGCTGGAGCTGAATTCGAAACCCCATGTCGACTCTATTATCCATGCTTTTCCCACTCTACATTACTGCCTCCTTGGACAATGTTGGGAAGCAGGTGAGGTTTACATTCAAAGCATTCTTCCTTACCCTtaagtttctttcttccatttaatcAGGTTCCATTTCTTTCCCTATAACAATGAGCTCTTGGGAAAGGATCTGATGGACTCATTCACACAAAGACTGATTAACTTAATTATTAGGATCCTCTTCCAGGTTAGGGTCCTCTTCCAGgaccctaatggctaatgattttGAACATCctttaatgtgtttatttactATCTATTCATCCTCTTTGATGAAGTGTCAGTCCAAgttttttgcctgctttttaattgttttcttattgttgagttttgagaggtctttatatattctgaaaatgAGTCTGTTGCCAGGTAcaggatttgcaaatattttctcccaatctgtagcttgtctttcattttttcaaacagtgtctttgacaaagcaaaagttttaaaatttaatgaactCGAATTTATCAATCTTATCTTTTATAGATTGTGATTTTTGGTGTCAAGTGTATGAACTCTTTGCCTACCCCTAGGacataaagattttctcctatattttattttattttatttatttatttatttatttatttatttatttatttttattcattatttttatagccCATGATATGTAGGTATATTGCCTATGTTTTAATCTAAACATAttatagtttcatattttatgtatagaaCTACAGTCTCTATTTGTATAAGTTCCAAGGTTTAGGTCAGGGTTCATATTCcaacaccattttttgaaaagactattttttctccattgaattgcatTTTCACTTTTATCAAAAACTAATTGGCCATATTTGTATGAGTCTATTTCTGTTCTCTCTAATCTCTTCCATTAATCTATATGTTTATTCTGTTGCCATTATATTGCTGTCTAAAATACTGTAgatttatagtaagtcttaaaattggGTAGTGTGGTTCttctaatattattctttttaaaaaataattttttggttaCTCTTTTAATAGTTCTTTTGCCTTTTCATGTACCTTTTACAATGATCttatttatctgtaaaaattCCTGCTAGAGATTAGAATTGAAAATTGATCCATAGatcaagttttataaaatttacatcaTTACTATGTTGAATGTCCAATCCATGAACTTGGTATGTCTTCAATTAGTTAGATCTTTGAGATCCTTcaaaagaaagcattttgtagttttcaccaTACAGATCCTATATGCACTTTGCTTGGTTCATACTAAGGGTTTTCAATTTGAGGAGATATTGtaaatggtatatatatatatatatatattagttttcttttgtttttttccccaaaatccaTCTTgaaatgtaaatggtatttttaaaacattttgtttttctaattattgCTGCTATATTCTATTATTGCTgatatgtagaaatatgattaatTTGTGCATATCCATGTATCTATAACTACTAAACTCACCTATTATATTAGttctaggaatttaaaaaaaatagatttcttagGCTTTACTATGTAAACAATTATGTTGCCTGAAAAtaggacagttttatttcttcctttccaatttgtatgcctcttatttatttttcttgccttattgcactggctgaTATACTTCCAAGGATGATGTTGAGTAAGAGTGATGAGAATGCATGCTTTCTAAAATATAGGTGCCCTTTATTAGGCTGAggatgtttctttctctttcaagttTCCTGACAGTTTTTATTGTGaatggaattttattaaatgtttttttctccatgAATTGCACTTCAACATTAAAGTTTACTTGTTTATGGTGTATTATTCTTTATGTCTATTGCTGgacttattttctaatattttgttgaagatttttgcaccCATGTTCATGAGGTATATTGGCCTGTAGTATTGTTAAACAGTTACCCTACTGTATAATAGAACACCAGAATGTATTCCTCCTATCTAAATATAACTTTGTACCTGTTGACCaatctctcccctttcttccctaccctctgctctccccagcctgtggcaaccactattctactttctacttctataaggtcaacttttttagattcctcatataagtgagatcatgcagtagtTGTCTTTTTGAGCCTGGTTTATTTCATGCAACATAATGTCctttaggttcatccatgttgctgcaaatgacaatatttcattcttttttatggttgaatagcattccattgtgtatacatgccacattttatttatccatttgtttgttgatggacacttaggttgactctaTATCTTAGCTATTGCAGATAGTACTGCCATAAACATGAGAGTGTGGATAGCTCTTTGAcataatgattttatttcctttggatatatacctgcATCAAAAACCTCATCAGAAgatacaataatttttttcaactatcAAAACTATAGTTTATGATaatctgtatatttcaaaatagctagaaaagaaaaaaagaacctctTTATCAAGGAAGAAATCTCCCACATCACTCTAGCCCTGTTTTTTCCTGCAGGTTTTCTCTCCTGGCTTCACATATTAGGAAACCTGGGTTTCCTATTGCCATGAGACAGCCCTTCTCTTGGTAGTTTGATTGTTGTATCATTTgaacataatttgattttttgaggaatctctacactgttttccatagtgactatCTTAAtgtacatttctaccaacagtatataataagagttctcctttctccacatccatgccagaatttgttattttttggtcttttttataatagccattctaataagggtaagataatatttctttgtgattttgatttgaatttctgtgatgattaatgatgttgagcactttttcatataaatgttagccatttatatgtcttctttagagaaatgtctattcaggtattttgtccatttttaaattttattattattatttgctattgagttgtttacATTCCTTACATATTCTGGGTATTAACCCCTTGTCAAATgcatagtttgcaagtattttatcCCATTCCATAGGctgtctcttcattttttttttttttttttttttttttttgagacagagtctcgctttgttgtccaggctagagtgagtgccgtggcatcagcctagctcacagcaacctcaaactcctgggctcaagtgatcctcctgcctcagcctcccgagtagctgggactacaggcatgcgccaccatgcccagctaattttttatatatatatcagttggccaattaatttctttctatttatagtagagacggggtctcgctcttgctcaggctggttttgaactcctgaccttgagcaatccgcccgcctcggcctcccaagagctaggattacaggcgtgagccatagcgcccggcctcttcattttcttgattgCTTCCTTTCCTGTGCAGAAGCTCAGCCCAGAATTATTAAAGGTGAGATTTCTGGGTGTGATTCAATAATGAGACACGTCAGAGGAAATTTTCTTTTGGAGGCAGCAATAACAGGATGGAACACAAGTGTTCACAATTTCCTCACAATGTGGTTGTTTACGTTTTGCTGTCCTTAGACAATGCCTACATTTGAAAATCATCCAGGTCTTTGGAAAGGAAGTAGCAGGGGACTAGCATTTTTTTGGAACACCTCCTTCTCATATATATGCCTACTTCTAGTAATATTGCCCTCTGCAGCTCTGATGTGTTACAGCTTTTATTATCtcagaaatctctctctctcttttgcacatgctctctctctctctctctctctctcacacacacacacacacacacacaaacatgcacacaacAATTTCCTTGCTGAATAATGCAGATACTATGTATGTTTTCTCCTGGCCTTTTAGCTGATAGAACATATACTCAGGACATGAGCACTAACtaaggagaagaaataatttatcaTGCAAACCAGAATACTTTTGAAAGCGAAAGGGAatgctattattaatacaaatgccAAGACAGCTGGACCCCATGAAGTGCATCATAAACAACACTACAGCTGGGGATAAGTGCTCAACAGTGGTTTGAACCATAGCTAGGAGAAACTTGTGGCAACAGTCCTGACCTCAGTGGATTTGAAGAGTAACCTCCAGGGATGAAATAATTCAGCCATTCAGAACCTTGTCCCCGAGTTTAAAGGGGTTTCCTTGAGCACAATATCTTCTCATATTCACAATCACTTTGCAACAAATGTGTTATTATTCTCACATCAGCGATAAGGAAATAGAAGCTTAGAGAGTGAATACAAAATGTCCAAAATCCATATGGCCAGAATTTGGTAAAGCTAACACTAGGACTTTGCCCTCTCTGATTCCAAACACCAACCTGGAAGCCATATCGTGTCCTGAACTAGATGCAGACTTTGGTTGCAATGGATcatggttcaaatcccagcactgGTGCTATCCCAGCTCTGTTTCCTTGGGTGACCTGCATGGTCACAGTGCAATGGTGAGAGTAGTAGCCATGTTTACGCAGTGCTTGCCACGTCCCCTGCTCGGTACCGAACACTTTCCATATGCCTCATTCATGCCTCACACTAACCCCATCTTGGAGATACTGTTAGAAAccacattttgcaaatgagggaAATAGTCTGAAAGAGGCTGGAAAAGTGCCCACTGCATGGGAGATACATGGTAAACACTAATTTCCCTTCTCTCCTGGCCACATTGTAAGTCTTGAACCATTCTGTTCATAATCCTGTTCTGGAAGGTCTTAGGAAGTGATCCCTTCTCCTAATGAATGTgtctgcttttctattttttctaaaggCTCAAGGATTACTGGTTATAtgatgcttttttgtttttgtttttctttctttcttttctttcttttttttttttttttggtgtggccAGAATCCCTTCCACTTTCTTGAAAGCATTTTGTCCCATGCAGTGGTGTGGCCATGCATAAGAAACAGCAGGTGGTGCCAGATGACAGATGGTGTGGGAGCCCGTTCCCCAGTGGGAGGGGGCGCGAGcgagcaggcaggcaggcagctgccAGGAGCTCTTCCCTGCTCGCTCCCGCCTCGCTTTCAGAAGCTCGGATCCAGACGCACGCGAGGCGCTGTCCTTTCAGCACCGCAAGctcaggctgaggagggaggactccTGGCCGTCCTCCTCCTCTTCAAATTGGCTTGAATCTGCTCTGACCCCCAAGAGTGCAGCACAGTAAGTAGGCGTTTGTTTTTGATATAACCACTCCCCAATATCCTCCAACCCCTTACCAGCCCTTTCACCCCCATGACAGCCCTGTTTTGTCTAATAACGTTCCATCAGCAGGACTGATGAGAGAAAATCAGTTGTGCTAAGCTTTTAAGGGTGGGAAGGGAGCACCATTTGACTTCCCAAGGGATCTGGAGAGGAATAAATGTGATATGTTTATTTAGTTGGCAATCTTGCAATGTGGGGGCTGCTAACTTTccatggaaccaaaaaaaaaaaaaaaaaaatggcccttCGCtattgaggaaatggaggcatTCCATGGCTGAATAACACGATCGGGCCAAGCCAGCCTGTTTTGTTTTAGGAAATTGCAGCTCATGTCCAATCTACATATGATGTAAAAGGGTAACCGTAGAGACATCAaatgttttcattgtgttttagGAGTACCAGTGAAGAAAAgccaatataataaaatagcaacCAGAGTGGGGAGGTGAAATTCATCATACTGCAGGGGGACCCTGAATAATGGATTCATTTTGCACTACGGATAAGCTTTTCACTGGGGTTGTATGAACACTTTAGCTTTAGTGTCTCGGGTGTTTTAagcttgtatttttttgtgtatagGTCTGTGATTTTCCTTGAGTCCCCCAAATTTAAGGGCTGTTGAACCCTGAGGGCAGGTGGCATGTTTTGATGATTAAAGAAGTTTTAATGGACAATGGGAATCATGTCAGAAAATCTAGTGGAAGATCAATCACTGATCACTAGATTGAAAGCCACCCGAGCGGAGCTGTTGAGGACAGCGTTATTTTCTCTGCCGTCAGCCCTCTCTTTCCTGCCTCACCTCCGGCTGTAACCAGAACCCCACTGCTTGCCTTAGGTCTGGGAAGAAAGGCGTAAGGATGGTGAAGCTGAACAGCACCCCCAGCGAGAAGGGAACCAAGCCGCCTTCAGTTGAGGATGGCTTCCAGACCGTCCCTCTCATCACGCCCTTGGAGGTCAATCACCTGCAGCTGCCTGCTCCAGAAAAGGTAAAGCAGGTGCTCGTCCTCCCATCAGCCCCCATCGCAGGAAATAAAGCAGCAAAaaaccccacccccagcccttttATTCCCTCATCTGCCAAATATGCTCCCTTTCTTGTAAAACATAGTTATTCCTTCCAGAGATAAGACATCTCTTGTGCTATTTCAGATTTATGGTaagtgtttattcattttttttttggttcatagCTACGTACACAGGCAAGCAAATTAATCTTTCcttgttcaagttttatcacaGCATATGAATACTAATAAGCTTCTAGATGATGACAGAGAAAATCCATCTCGATTATTTTGGGGAGGTGTTTCAAAAATTGACTGGTATAGAT
This window of the Microcebus murinus isolate Inina chromosome 21, M.murinus_Inina_mat1.0, whole genome shotgun sequence genome carries:
- the NSG2 gene encoding neuronal vesicle trafficking-associated protein 2, translating into MVWEPVPQWEGARASRQAGSCQELFPARSRLAFRSSDPDAREALSFQHRKLRLRREDSWPSSSSSNWLESALTPKSAAQSGKKGVRMVKLNSTPSEKGTKPPSVEDGFQTVPLITPLEVNHLQLPAPEKVIVKTRTEYQPEQKNKGKFRVPKIAEFTVTILVSLALAFLACIVFLVVYKAFTYDHSCPEGFVYKHKRCIPASLDAYYSSQDPNSRSRFYTVISHYSVAKQSTARAIGPWLSAAAVIHEPKPPKTQGH